A window of Tolypothrix sp. NIES-4075 genomic DNA:
TTTGCTTGCTAGGACTGGTTATAACGCGATCTGATCATAGCAACAACTCAAACAACGGCAACGGCTCAAAGACTGCATTGAATTCCAAAAGAAAATCTCAGCCGAAAGTTCCAACGAATAACCTGACTGCTATTTGGAACAAAGTACTAGAGTTAGCAACACCTAACAATCGTTCTTTGCTGACACATGCTGAACTTGTTGAATTGAAGAGTGACTTTGCTGTCATAACAGTCGAAGCAAAATATTTCCACAAATTTAATTGCAATGCCGAAAAGGTGGAGAAAATGTTCCAGAAAGCTACTGGAGCAAGAGTGACTGTATCGATTAAGGAGCGTCGTGTTAAATGATTACACTGCTAATTGGCGACGATCAATACGCTATCAAAAAAAACTTACGTCTTTCAAAAGCGCTCTCGACTCAGCTTGGACAACCTTTAACTACCACCGATTTCCTCAATCGTCCCTCAGTGATGCTATTGACTGTGCTTTGACGATCCCATTCGGCACTTTAAAAGCAAAGTTAATTGTCGTAGAAGATTGCAACTTCAAGCAATTTGACGACGAGATGCTGAAAACTCTCAGCCTTCTTCCACAAATACCGGACTTCTCACACTTGGTGTTTGTTGCACCGTCCTTTGACAAACGGCTGAAGGTTTCCAAATTGTTAATTTCACATGCCAAGCTCTTGGAATTCATGCTGATCCCGCTGTGGCGCAGCGATTTAATTGCTCAGTCTATATCGTCACAAGCTAAATCCCTAAAGCTGCTACTCGACACTAATACAGTTGACTATTTGGCTCAAGCTATTGGGAATGATTTAACCCGTGCAGAATCGGAATTGCAAAAACTCGCCATCTATGGAGAAGGTCGCCGCCTTACCAATGCCGAAGTGCAGGCGCTGGTTCCATTACAGACTCAAAGCAGCCTCCAGTTAGCCAAAGCCATCCGAGAAAATAATCTTAGAAAAACGATAACCCTGCTCGATGAACTTCTTTTGCGTGCCGAATTCCCACTAGTGATTTGTGCAACGCTCTCCACTCAGTTCCGAACGTGGCTTTGGGTTAAAGCAGCGATCTGCGCTTCGCAGCAGCGCTTCGCTATCGTTTCTGGAGTTAAACTTGACAATGAAATAGCTAAAGTCTGTCAAATTGCCAATCCAAAGCGAGTTTATTTTCTCAAAAAAGAAGTGGCAGCGACATCTGAATTAGCTCTTGCTCAAGCTGTAACATTACTGCTTGAGTTGGAAGTGTCCCTCAAACTGGGAGCAAAAGCAGATTTTATGATGTCCTCAATACTTACAATTGCACGATTATTTCAACCAATCCAATCGACGTAACTTGAAACTGCACTGATAACCTCTTTCCATGCGACTAAAGGTGGAAAGAGGCAACATCCGTCGTAAGATAAAAATAGTTGATGCAATGCCAGAAATAAATTTTGATCGAATCCCACATCTTTCCCTGGAGAGTCCTTTGATCCCGCCGCCAAATCTGCATATTATGGCAGGGAAATTACTTCTTCCCAGACCCCACAAAAGTTAAAGAATAGTTCAGCTTGGCAATGATCGTGGTAAATTTCAAGCTAACCGACAACAATAAATAAACCACTTTACTGAATATCAAACGAACATATTGCTATTCATATAGCAATTTTCAATTACCATTTTGACATTCTGACCATGATTGTATCCTTCACAAATCAAAAGGGAGGGGTCGGCAAATCAACGGCTGCTGTTCATATGACCTACTGGCTTAACCAGCGGGGATCGGCACTGTTAGTTGATTCCGATGC
This region includes:
- the holA gene encoding DNA polymerase III subunit delta, which produces MLNDYTANWRRSIRYQKKLTSFKSALDSAWTTFNYHRFPQSSLSDAIDCALTIPFGTLKAKLIVVEDCNFKQFDDEMLKTLSLLPQIPDFSHLVFVAPSFDKRLKVSKLLISHAKLLEFMLIPLWRSDLIAQSISSQAKSLKLLLDTNTVDYLAQAIGNDLTRAESELQKLAIYGEGRRLTNAEVQALVPLQTQSSLQLAKAIRENNLRKTITLLDELLLRAEFPLVICATLSTQFRTWLWVKAAICASQQRFAIVSGVKLDNEIAKVCQIANPKRVYFLKKEVAATSELALAQAVTLLLELEVSLKLGAKADFMMSSILTIARLFQPIQST